Proteins found in one Zea mays cultivar B73 chromosome 1, Zm-B73-REFERENCE-NAM-5.0, whole genome shotgun sequence genomic segment:
- the LOC103633048 gene encoding cytochrome P450 94B3, which yields MAAFWLPLLFFASTVVVLRTWRARSIVNKAGPTYPPGLEPYPLIGHLPQFLANRHRVLDWMTEVLECQTTCTFVLRRLGGVRGAITASPANVEHVLRTNFDNYPKGPVFASLLHDFLGRGIFNADGEAWRAQRKVASHEFSTRSLRAFVARCVHAELHGRLLPLLRRAAASGSPLDLQDALERFAFDNICRVAFDRDPRQLADDGDDTADRTFADAFRDAANLSVGRFRYAVPGFWKIKKALNVGSEKRLRESIATVHDFADRIVQSRREEMLRAGFDKHDLLSRFMASQDESYSESKVPLRDVVISFLLAGRDTTSSALTWFFWLLSSRPDVQRRIRDEVAAVRARRAQGDVVGFDLDELREMHYVHAAITESMRLYAPVPVNSLRAEADDFLPDGTAVQAGWFVTYNSYGMGRMESVWGDDAREYRPERWLSPIDGTFRPDSPYRFLAFHAGPRLCLGKEMAYIQMKSIVACVLEELDVAVDGAYRPRQVASLTLRMADGLPVTVKPRRG from the coding sequence ATGGCTGCTTTCTGGCTGCCGCTGCTGTTCTTCGCCAGCACAGTCGTGGTTCTTCGTACATGGAGAGCTCGAAGCATCGTCAACAAGGCAGGGCCAACGTACCCTCCGGGGCTGGAGCCATACCCGCTGATCGGGCACCTGCCACAGTTCTTGGCTAACCGGCACCGCGTGCTCGACTGGATGACCGAGGTGCTCGAGTGCCAGACCACGTGCACATTCGTGCTGCGCCGGCTTGGCGGCGTGCGGGGCGCGATCACGGCGAGCCCTGCGAACGTAGAGCACGTCCTGCGCACCAACTTCGACAACTACCCCAAGGGTCCCGTGTTCGCGTCGCTGCTGCACGACTTCCTCGGTCGGGGCATCTTCAACGCCGACGGAGAGGCCTGGCGCGCACAGCGGAAGGTTGCCAGCCACGAGTTCTCCACGCGCTCGCTCCGCGCCTTCGTGGCGCGCTGCGTGCACGCcgagctccacggccgcctcctcCCGCTGCTGCGGCGCGCCGCGGCGTCCGGCTCCCCCCTCGACCTCCAGGACGCGCTCGAGCGGTTCGCGTTCGACAATATCTGTCGCGTCGCCTTCGACCGCGACCCGCGCCAGCTCGCGGACGATGGCGACGACACGGCGGACCGCACCTTCGCCGACGCGTTCCGTGACGCTGCGAACCTCAGCGTGGGCCGGTTCCGGTACGCGGTCCCGGGGTTTTGGAAGATCAAGAAAGCGCTGAACGTTGGCTCTGAAAAGCGGCTGCGGGAGTCCATCGCGACGGTGCACGATTTCGCCGATCGCATAGTCCAGTCGCGCCGGGAGGAGATGCTGAGAGCCGGCTTTGACAAGCACGACCTCCTGTCGCGGTTCATGGCGAGCCAGGACGAGTCCTACTCCGAGTCCAAGGTGCCCCTCCGCGACGTGGTGATCAGCTTCCTGCTCGCGGGGCGCGATACCACGTCGTCGGCGCTCACCTGGtttttctggctgctgtcctcgcggCCGGACGTGCAGCGCCGCATCCGCGACGAGGTCGCCGCTGTGCGCGCCCGGCGTGCTCAGGGCGACGTCGTCGGTTTCGACCTTGACGAGCTCCGCGAGATGCACTACGTGCACGCGGCCATCACGGAGTCGATGCGGCTGTACGCGCCGGTGCCAGTGAACTCGCTGCGGGCGGAGGCGGATGACTTCCTGCCCGACGGAACAGCCGTGCAGGCAGGGTGGTTCGTGACGTACAATTCATACGGGATGGGGCGCATGGAGTCAGTCTGGGGCGACGACGCGCGGGAGTACCGGCCGGAGCGGTGGCTCAGCCCTATTGACGGGACGTTCCGGCCGGACAGCCCGTACCGGTTCCTGGCGTTCCACGCGGGGCCCAGGCTGTGCTTGGGGAAGGAGATGGCGTACATCCAGATGAAGTCCATCGTGGCGTGCGTACTGGAGGAGCTCGACGTGGCCGTGGACGGCGCGTACCGGCCCCGGCAGGTCGCGTCGCTAACGCTGAGGATGGCGGACGGGCTCCCCGTGACCGTGAAGCCGAGACGGGGTTGA